One genomic window of Trichlorobacter lovleyi includes the following:
- a CDS encoding flagellar FlbD family protein, which translates to MILVTRLDRQTMFLNPDHIVSVEETPDTVITLFNGHHILVREHCQVILNRIIAFRSRILRRSGAVPNGHAYLRRQRNSRYHRSESEHFLTDDTKATLHPLHRQDT; encoded by the coding sequence ATGATCCTGGTCACCCGCCTTGACCGACAAACGATGTTTCTGAACCCTGACCATATCGTCAGTGTCGAAGAGACCCCAGACACGGTGATTACGCTGTTTAACGGCCATCACATTCTCGTCCGTGAACACTGTCAGGTCATTCTGAACCGGATCATCGCCTTCAGGTCCAGGATTTTACGTCGCTCAGGGGCTGTTCCCAATGGCCACGCCTATTTACGGCGCCAACGGAATTCACGCTACCACCGTAGCGAGAGTGAACATTTCCTTACCGACGACACCAAAGCGACACTACACCCACTTCACCGCCAGGACACCTGA
- a CDS encoding AAA family ATPase, which yields MCRKIFIGATGQHCGKTTISLSLMHLALQKYRRVGFMKPIGPKCIQYRGLTMDKDAAMFSSVFGMDDVAHLMSPMTLTPGSTRQFLDGKIDPLAPRQAILKACAELEQQFDFLIIEGAGHGGVGSVVGVNNAQVAAMLGAPVLMVTGGGIGNVIDAVELNLALYAREQANVRVIMANKLVPEKRERSLAYLTKAFQHQQLLVTSAFDYSPILADPTLQHVGELLELPLHGDPADRSRICHTIQLGAASSQRVIDSLEESTLLIVTSSRDELIVTASSLHHIPEFRQRLAGLIVAGHAPISGITQRILEDSNIPYIRIEDTTSQVYYRLREHVSKIGPDDTEKIELINSIAEKYISFDAIDAMLGA from the coding sequence ATGTGTAGAAAGATATTTATCGGCGCAACCGGTCAGCATTGCGGCAAGACCACCATCTCGCTCTCGCTGATGCATCTGGCCCTCCAGAAATACCGTCGGGTTGGCTTCATGAAGCCGATCGGCCCCAAGTGCATCCAGTACCGCGGTCTGACCATGGACAAGGATGCGGCCATGTTTTCCAGTGTCTTTGGCATGGATGATGTGGCGCACCTGATGTCCCCCATGACCCTGACCCCCGGCTCGACCCGTCAGTTTCTGGATGGCAAGATTGACCCGCTGGCACCCCGCCAGGCGATCCTCAAGGCCTGTGCCGAGTTGGAGCAGCAGTTTGATTTTCTGATCATCGAAGGGGCCGGACATGGTGGTGTCGGTTCAGTGGTGGGTGTCAATAACGCCCAGGTGGCTGCCATGCTGGGGGCACCGGTTTTGATGGTGACCGGCGGTGGTATCGGTAACGTCATCGATGCGGTGGAACTGAATCTGGCCCTCTATGCCCGCGAACAGGCCAATGTGCGGGTTATCATGGCCAACAAGCTGGTGCCGGAAAAGCGCGAGCGCTCTCTGGCCTATCTGACCAAGGCGTTCCAGCACCAGCAGCTGCTGGTCACCAGTGCCTTTGATTATTCTCCCATTCTGGCAGACCCGACCCTGCAGCACGTAGGTGAACTGCTGGAGCTGCCGTTGCATGGTGACCCTGCCGACCGCAGCCGGATCTGCCACACCATCCAGCTGGGTGCCGCCTCTTCCCAACGGGTGATTGACAGCCTGGAGGAGTCAACCCTGCTGATCGTGACCAGCTCCCGCGACGAGCTGATCGTGACCGCCTCATCGCTGCATCATATCCCCGAATTCCGCCAACGTCTGGCAGGGCTGATCGTGGCCGGTCATGCGCCAATCTCCGGTATCACCCAGCGCATCCTGGAAGACAGCAACATCCCCTACATCAGAATCGAGGATACCACCTCCCAGGTCTATTACCGCCTGCGGGAGCATGTCTCGAAAATCGGACCTGACGATACGGAAAAGATTGAACTTATTAACTCAATTGCCGAAAAGTATATAAGTTTTGATGCGATAGACGCAATGCTCGGCGCATAG
- a CDS encoding PilZ domain-containing protein produces the protein MADKRNNDRKRRRIALCFGTDEAASRRAFTEDLSPLGLFIKTANVCNPNTVLRIELLVDDQPISFDARVMWAKRVPQNLFHLVKKCGMGVRIIRFHNGRDRYMGLCHVPEPLPQGGATHV, from the coding sequence ATGGCCGACAAGCGCAACAATGACCGGAAACGCAGGCGGATAGCCCTTTGTTTTGGTACTGATGAGGCCGCCAGCAGACGCGCCTTTACCGAGGATCTCTCACCGCTGGGGCTGTTCATCAAGACCGCCAATGTCTGTAACCCCAATACCGTCCTCAGGATTGAACTGCTGGTCGATGACCAGCCGATCAGCTTCGATGCCCGGGTCATGTGGGCCAAGCGGGTCCCCCAGAACCTGTTCCATCTGGTGAAAAAGTGCGGTATGGGGGTGCGGATCATCCGCTTCCATAACGGGCGCGACCGCTATATGGGTTTATGCCATGTTCCAGAACCGCTGCCGCAGGGAGGGGCCACGCATGTGTAG
- the thiS gene encoding sulfur carrier protein ThiS, with protein MQVVINGEMRQLADGTTVGQLLEELQIPVTRVAVERNLEIVPKAGYAEQTLQDGDRIEIVHFVGGG; from the coding sequence ATGCAGGTCGTAATCAACGGAGAAATGCGGCAGCTTGCCGACGGGACCACGGTCGGCCAACTGCTGGAAGAGTTGCAGATTCCGGTCACACGGGTGGCTGTGGAACGCAACCTGGAGATCGTTCCCAAGGCCGGCTATGCTGAACAGACATTGCAGGATGGGGACAGGATCGAGATAGTCCATTTCGTAGGGGGAGGATAG
- a CDS encoding thiazole synthase, with protein sequence MSKGKLTIAGKEFNSRLMVGTGKYASNEQMVAALEASGAEIITVAVRRVNLAEMGKGCMLDYIDPKKYTLLPNTAACFTADDAIRTCRLAREAGLSDMVKLEVLGDEKTLFPDNEELLKAAKVLVAEGFTVLPYCSDDVILCKKLEQLGCAAVMPLAAPIGSGLGIRNPYNLKIIMEAVSVPVIVDAGVGTASDAALAMELGCDGILMNTAIAGAQDPVAMARAMKLGVEAGRLAYEAGRIPKKLYATASSPLTDLIGS encoded by the coding sequence ATGTCTAAAGGTAAACTGACAATTGCAGGAAAAGAGTTCAACTCGCGCCTGATGGTGGGAACCGGCAAGTACGCCTCGAACGAGCAGATGGTGGCCGCGCTGGAGGCCTCCGGTGCCGAGATCATTACCGTGGCTGTCCGGCGGGTCAACCTGGCCGAGATGGGCAAGGGCTGCATGCTGGACTACATCGATCCTAAAAAGTACACCCTGCTGCCCAATACTGCGGCCTGCTTCACGGCTGACGATGCGATCCGCACCTGCCGTCTGGCCCGTGAGGCCGGTCTGTCCGACATGGTCAAGCTGGAGGTGCTGGGTGATGAAAAGACCCTCTTCCCGGATAACGAAGAACTGCTCAAGGCGGCCAAGGTACTGGTTGCCGAGGGCTTCACGGTCCTGCCCTACTGCAGTGATGACGTGATCCTCTGCAAGAAGCTGGAGCAGCTGGGCTGCGCTGCCGTGATGCCGCTGGCTGCGCCGATCGGCAGCGGCCTGGGCATCCGCAACCCCTATAATCTCAAGATCATCATGGAAGCGGTCAGTGTGCCGGTCATCGTGGATGCCGGGGTGGGTACCGCCTCTGATGCCGCGCTGGCCATGGAACTGGGCTGTGATGGGATCCTGATGAACACCGCCATTGCCGGTGCACAGGATCCGGTTGCCATGGCGCGGGCCATGAAGCTGGGGGTCGAGGCCGGGCGTCTTGCCTATGAGGCGGGCCGGATACCCAAGAAGCTGTATGCCACGGCTTCTTCACCGCTGACCGATCTGATCGGCTCGTAA